AAAGATATCCATCCCCAGTACAATCCGGTTGTCTTTGTCGACATCTCCACCGGCCGCCGTTTCGTGACCCGTTCCACCACCCGTTCCGCAAAGACGGAAGTTATCGACGGGGTTGAGCATTTCGTGATTTCCTGCGGTATCACCTCCGATTCCCACCCGTTCTTCACCGGCAAGAACCAGTTTGTGGACACCGAAGGCCGCATCGACAAGTTCCAGAAGCGTTTCGGCTCCGTCCGCCGCAGCGGCGGCAAGCCCAAGCTCAACAAGTAAGAGCCGCTTCATTTCCATTTTCCCGCCCCGTTTTCTTCCCGGAAAACGGGGTTTTTCATTTGCAGGCTTCTCATTGCCCCGCTTTTCTGCTTCATTGGACTTATCATGTCGCTGACCCCGGACCATTTTGACAGCCAGCCTGCGGAACTCCTCCGTTCCGGCCGGCCCGTGCTGGCCGGCATCAGCGGCGGCCGGGATTCCATGGCCCTGCTTTCCCTGCTTTCCGGAATGGAAGGGTGCCGCGTCATTGCCTGCCATGTGCACCACGGCCTGCGCCCGGAGGCGGATGAAGAAGCGCAGTTCGTCCGGGAGTATGCCGCATCCGCGGGTGTTCCATGCGTTTGGAGGCGGGCGGACGTGGCCGGCATGGCCCACGTCCAGGGCATTTCCACGGAGGAAGCGGCCCGGAAAACACGGCAGAACCTGTTTCTGGAATGGGCCGCGGAATATCCCGGGGCGCTCGTAGCCCTGGCGCATCACCGCAACGACCAGCAGGAAACGGCCCTGCTCCATTTGTGCCGCGGGGCATCCGGCATTCACGGCATGTCCCCCGTATCCATCTGGGCAAACGGGCTGACTGTCGTACGCCCCCTGCTGAATTTTTCCAGAAAGGAAATCACCGCCTATCTGGAGGAGAAAAACATTCCGTGGAGGGAAGACGCCAGCAACCAGTCCACCGAATACACGAGAAACGCCCTGCGCCACCACGTCGTTCCCCGACTTAACGAAATATTCCGCAGGGACACCAGCCTTTCCTTTTCACGCGCCTGCCGGATTGAGAACCAAATCCGCACCGCCCTGGCCCAGGCTCTGGAAGCCATGGACCTGACCGACCCCCAGGGGCGGTT
This genomic stretch from Akkermansia biwaensis harbors:
- a CDS encoding type B 50S ribosomal protein L31 — encoded protein: MKKDIHPQYNPVVFVDISTGRRFVTRSTTRSAKTEVIDGVEHFVISCGITSDSHPFFTGKNQFVDTEGRIDKFQKRFGSVRRSGGKPKLNK
- the tilS gene encoding tRNA lysidine(34) synthetase TilS; amino-acid sequence: MSLTPDHFDSQPAELLRSGRPVLAGISGGRDSMALLSLLSGMEGCRVIACHVHHGLRPEADEEAQFVREYAASAGVPCVWRRADVAGMAHVQGISTEEAARKTRQNLFLEWAAEYPGALVALAHHRNDQQETALLHLCRGASGIHGMSPVSIWANGLTVVRPLLNFSRKEITAYLEEKNIPWREDASNQSTEYTRNALRHHVVPRLNEIFRRDTSLSFSRACRIENQIRTALAQALEAMDLTDPQGRLYLPGVNRLPQELKQCAVHHYLRQQSVPDLTEAAVLRVMKILDADGPSRTSLPGGKMAVRKEKRLFVKDAPPQINKGEPRPADTAGGI